From the Deltaproteobacteria bacterium genome, the window CGTCATTAAGCATGAACGAGCGGGATTTTTTGCATCTCGTAAATGGCAGGATCAATCCACAGATTGCCATTTTGGCGCGCAAGATAAGGGTTTCCGGGGATTTCAAGAAGGCAGTCACCTTTCAGAGCTTCTTGTATCCGTATAAGGAGTAGCAATGGAGCGCTTGCCAGAGACGTATCGTCGCCCGCCGGGGAGCAATAGCCGCTCGCGCCAAGTTAAATCGCTACTCCGTAAAAATAGTTTAGCTACAGTATGCGAAGAAGCCCGGTGCCCCAATTTAGTGCATTGCTTCTCGCGTCGCATTGCGACTTTCATGATTCTAGGAAGCGTCTGCACGCGGGCTTGTGGTTTTTGCGCTATTAAAACTGGTAGGCCAATCGCGGGGCTCGACGATTTTGAGGGGGAAGCTAGGCGAGTGGCAGCGGCGGCAGAAGAGCTTGCGCTAAAGCATGTAGTTGTTACGTCGGTAACGCGCGATGATTTAAAAGACGGTGGTGCCTTAGCTTTTTGTAAGGCGATAGAGGCTTTGCGGAGTCTCTCAAGCAAACCCAAAGTGGAAGTGTTGGTTCCCGATTTTCACGGCAATGTCGACGCGCTTGCAATGGTGGTGAGAGCAAAACCAGATGTTCTCAACCACAACATGGAAACCGTTAGTCGCCTGTACAGAACCGTTAGGCCTCAAGCCTCATATCAGCGCTCGCTTTGGCTTCTCAGCACGGCAAAGGAAATTGATTCCGGGCTGATAACTAAGACAGGTATTATGTTAGGTCTCGGAGAGGTCGAGGATGAGGTAGTTTGCCTTATGCGAGATTGTAGAGATATAGATGTCGATTGCTTCACTGCCGGACAATATCTTCAGCCCAGCAAGAGCCACTTGCCGGTAGTAGAATACTTGAGTGAAAGCCAGTTTTCATCCTATGAGAACCACGCGCGCGATATGGGATTCAAGAGCTATTCAGTGGGTCCCCTAGTTAGGAGTAGTTATAATGCCGGTGAGATGTTTAACTCATGACCTTTTCTTGTGAGGAACATGCATTTCGTGCCAATCGTTTTCCTCCATATGTGTTGGGGACCATAGCGGAAAAAGTGATGCAGGCGAGAATCGAGGGCATTGATGTCGTCGATTTAAGCCAAATGAACCCATCTACTAAACTCCCGGCACGTGCTCTTGATAAGCTAATTCAGGCCACACTATTGCCACACAATCACAGATACTCGTCCTCTCAAGGAATCGCCAAATTGAGATGGTCGGTAGTAAGTTGGTATGATAGGCGTTTTGGAGTCGCATTAGACGCCGACCGAGAAGTGGTAGTTACCATGGGCATAAAAGAGGGCATTGGACACATGCTAATGGCCTTGCTCATTGAAGGCGACACTGCAATTGTCCTTACGCCTAGTTATCCCATTCATGCAGCTAGCGTTTTGCTCGCTGGGGGTAATATCATCGAGGTGCCGTTCCTACTTGGGGCAGATTTAGCAGATGGGGCAAAAGGCAAGCCACTTGTAATGTCGGGCGATAGCGACGCTTTTTTCGCCTCCTTAGCTTCTGCATTTGAAAAAACCTGGCCACGGCCTAAGTTCATACTGCTAAACTTTCCTCATAATCCAACAGGCACTGTTGCTACTGTGGAGTTTTTTGAAAGGTTGGTGGATTTTGCCGTTCGTAATTCGCTTTACGTTATTCACGATTTTGCCTATGCAGATATTTGTTTTGATGGCTATAAAGCGCCTAGCATTATGCAGGTTAAAGGCGCTAGTGAAGTAGCGGTCGAGTTTTATTCTCTTTCTAAGGGATATGGTTTAACGGGATGGCGAGTGGGATTTTGCGTTGGGAACTGCGAGCTAGTTGGCGCTCTGAAGAAGGTAAAAAGTTATCTCGATTTCGGAATCTTTCAGCCCTTGCAGATTGCTGCTATAGAGGTTTTGAAAGAGGAAACCGATAGGCATGTCGCTGAAGTCGTGAGTGAATATGGGCATAGGCGAGATGTGCTCGTCGATAACTTGAACAGTATTGGATGGGAAGTTACAAGGCCGTTAGGTAGCACTTTTGTTTGGGCTCCTATTCCTACTAAGTGGGCGACAGAAGCGGGTAGCAGGAGTTTTAGCGAGAGATTGTTAAGCGATGCAAGAGTGGCGGTCTGCCCGGGGGTAGGTTTCTCGGCTGCATCGGATAATTTCGTTCGCTTTGCGCTGGTTGCGAGTGAGGACAGAATTAGGAGGGCAGTGTCAGAAATCGGAAGGGTTTTTGGAGGCAAATGACAAAGGAGTCGTCAGGCTGTTTAAGAAGAGGGTGGCGCGGGCCTGTGTTTATAATATTTTTGATATCGTTACATGTAGGCTATGCGCATGCGGCTGATTGTGCTGCTGCTGCGGGTTTAGTAAAAAAGGGAGTTGAGTTGGCCGATGGTTCACCAGAAGAGGCGAAGCATTATAGGGATGCTATCGAACTCTGCAGTGGGTTAAGCGAAGCCCATTACAATCTTGGGCTCAATTTAGCTAAGGCAAATCAAGTAGATGAGGCAATTAAGGAGTTTGACGTAGCTATTAAGGGCCGTAAGGAAGGTGATTTTTTAATTGGGCTTGCAAATGCCTATGTGCAAAAAAAAGAGTTTTCTCGCGCTCGCGAAATTTATGAGGATGCTCTCAAATTAGAGCCTTCGTCGACTAAGGCTACTCAGGGATTAGCGCTTGCGTATGTGTCGTCAGAGGATTTCGAGAAAGCGGAAGATGTTTTAAGAGCTGCCATTCAACAGAATCCAGACGATGCTGAGAGTTATTTTAGTTTGGGAGTTGTTTTGGATAGACTGGGGCGCAATAAGGAAGCTATGGTTAGTTATGAGACGGCAATAGAGAAGGGCAAAAAATCTCCCGAAGTTTATGCCCATCTAGGTGGTGTGGTGCTAAAGGATGGCGATGTGGAACGCGCCGGAACAATTTTACAGACCGTTCTTGCTAGTAATCCAGATAACGCTGTTGCGCACAACAATATGGGAGTATTGCTAGAACTAAAGGGCGAAAAGGATAACGCCTTGAGAGAGTTTAGAAGAGCAATGGATTTGGATCCCAACTTAGAGAGCGCGTCCAAGAATTTTTTTCGCTTGAGTAATACTTAGGGGAGATCGCTTAGCCGTTAGAATCGCAGATGGCGCTAGATGCAGGTTGGTAGTGGGAAAAGAAATGTTTGTCGCTTAGGAGAAAATGAGCAAGCACGAGGTCAAGTTTAACATTAGGACACAGAAGTGTAATCATGCCAATGCGTCGCAGGTGGGTGCGCGGGTTGTGCTAAATGGCTGGGTGCGTCGTAGGAGAGACCATGGTGGTGTTATATTTGTAGATTTGGGCGACTATACTGGCTGTACTCAAGTCGTTTTTCAGCCAGATAAGGGCAAGGTCTTTGAGTTAGCTCAGAGCTTGCGTTCGGAGTACGTTATATCGGTTAGCGGTGTAATTCGCATGCGGCCAGAAGGTGCTCGCAATACTGCTATAATGACCGGAGAGATCGAGCTCGAAGCGACCGAGTTAACTATCTTATCCATGTCGGAGCCGGTTCCGTTCCCTATACAGGATGACATCGATGCGAGTGAGGATGTTAGGTTGCGCTATAGATTTCTCGATATTAGGCGGCCGCAAATGCAAAAAATTCTTAGGATCAGGCATAGAGTGTGTAGGGCGGCGCGGGAATATCTGGACGATTTGGGCTTTTGCGAAATAGAGACGCCAATATTGACGAAAACCACTCCTGAAGGTGCCAGGGATTTTTTGGTGCCCTGCCGCTTTAGTCACGGGCAGTTTTATGCGCTTCCTCAGTCTCCACAGCTCTTTAAGCAGATACTGATGTGTGCGGGTATGGATCGGTACTATCAGATAGTGCGCTGTTTTAGAGATGAAGATTTTCGCGCTAATAGGCAGCCAGAGTTTACCCAGATAGATTTAGAGCTTTCATTTGTGGATGAAGAAATTATAATGGGTTTAATTGAGGGTTTGGTCGTGGCAATTTGGGATGCTGCTAGTGGCGTCTCTTTAGAAGTGCCATTTATGAGGTTGTCTTACGACGACGCCATGGATCGCTTTGGCGTCGATGCGCCGGATATGCGTTTTGGAATGGAGCTAGTCGATTTAAGTAGCGTGTTTAAAGAAGCGGATTTTCGCGTTTTTCGAGACATAGTTGAGGCAGGTGGTGTTGTGAAGGGAATTTGCCTGGAGGCGGGAGCGGAGCTATCGCGCAAAGAACTAGATGAGTTGGCGAACTTTGTCGCGACTTACGGAGTAAAAGGACTTAGTTGGATAAAGTGCGAGTCTGGAAAATTCACTTCGCCTATTGCTAAATTCTTAGACGAAGGAATGTTTCAGCGCGTTGGCGATTTGTTTGAAGTTCGCGATGGAGACGCAATTCTAATTGCGGCGGGAAGCTTTAGACAAGTGAGTGCAGCTTTGGGGGCTTTAAGGGTGCATTTGGCTAAAACGCGCGGTCTAATCGAGGACGAGAGCCAACTTAGTTTTACATGGGTTACCGAATTTCCGTTGTTTGAATACGAGGAGGAGACGAAGCGCTATTTAGCTGTGCATCATCCGTTTACCTCGCCATTGCTGGTTAGCGAGAACGATCGGGAGAATTTTCGTAGTGCGCCGCATAAGCTTAAGGCAAGGGCCTATGACCTAGTGCTAAATGGCCAAGAAATCGGAGGTGGTAGTATCCGCATTCACGATCGCGATGTGCAATCGAGAGTTTTTGAGCTTCTTGGAATTACGCCCAGCGAAGCTGAGGCAAAATTTGGTTTTCTGTTAAATGCCTTTACATTTGGTGCGCCACCTCATGGTGGAATAGCTTTGGGATTAGATCGCCTAATAATGCTAATTTCTGGGGCAACTTCTATCCGCGACGTTATTGCCTTCCCTAAGACGGCAAGCGGCGTAGATTTAATGGTGGATGCGCCTAGTCCAGCAAATGAAGCTCAACTTGAAGAACTTGGATTGAAGCTTGCCGATCGCGTTCGCGAACAGAAGTAAGAAATACAGTAGCTACTCATTAACCACTGGCAATTGCGTCCGCAATTGTACCCGCCCGTGCCTGTCACCCGGTCGCCGATCCAATCGAATCGCCTGAATTCGGCGGCAATTCTGGCCAATGACCTCAATTTTGAATGGCCCCAATTTTGGAGGCATTTGCCAGTTTTTAAGAAACTCTACTCTTCGTCGTCGTCAATATCTCCCGAGTCGTCTTCCTCTTCGTCGTCTCCGTCTTCATCGTCGTAGTCGATCTCGTCTTCTTCGAAAGAGTAGTCAATACTATCTTCCTCTTCTTCGTCGAAGGCAGTTGGATCCATTTGCTCAAGCGCTTCGGAAAGTGCAGACACGATAGTTGCAAAGAGGTTCGTGCTAGCATCCTGGTTTTCAAGGGCCGTTTCTATGGACGTTTCTAGCACCTCGATTATCTTGTGCTCAAATGCGTCTTCATCATCCCCAAACCGTTGATCTATTTCTTCTTCGAGCTCCGCGTATGCTTCGATTAGATTGCTTAAAGCTTCGTCGAGTTTTGCGTGCGTGCTTGCCATAATAACTGTTTACCCCAAATTGAAAACGCCGTTTTCTTTTCGTTTATTTCCTAAAATTACATTTTATTTACACTTGGTCAAAATGTATAGCTCTCACTTGAGAAACATGAGAATACATCTTAGCCTAGTTTAGTGAAAGCATTAACCGAGCTAAAGCCAGTATGCCTTTCGGATACATGGCTAAATGCCAGACGTCAAAGATATAGAAAGTGCGGCTAGAGTCAACAGTTTTTTGCCGCTTTAAGTGTATTTGTAGTAGAGAAAATTTAAGCGTATGCCAATATCTATAGCGATCTTGTTAGGCCTGATTCAAGGGTTAACTGAGTTTCTACCGGTGAGCTCCTCGGGGCATCTTGTTGTATTTCAGCTTTTGTCCGAAGGTTTATTAGGTGCTCCTAAAATTCCACTATCTTTTGATGTGTTTCTTCATTTAGCGACATTGTTAGTTACGTTGATATTTTTGCGTGCAGATATTGTTCGCGTTCTGCGTTATGGATTGACTGCTGGGGAACGTGGTTCGTGGGGGAAAAGCTTAGCCTTGTTGGTGGTAATTGGCAGCTTGCCGGCAGCTGTTGTGGGTTTATGTTTTAAAGAGGAAATCGAAGCATATTTTTCATCATTGTCGGTAGTTGCAAATGGTTTGCTGGTTACAACTGCCTTTCTCGTTGCTGCTCACTTTAGACAGAGGGCAGCGGCACATAAGAACCAGACTGTAGAATTTACGGAAAGCGATGGGTGGACGCTCCCGTCAGTTTTACAAGCCTTCATTATCGGCATGGCCCAGGCACTTGCAATACTGCCTGGGATCTCTCGATCTGGTTCAACAATTGCCGTGGCTTTATTGCTTGGGGTGTCAGCGGACTCTGCTGTTAGGTATTCCTTCTTCTTGTCCATCCCAGCTATATTGGGTGCTACAATACTTGAGGCGAACAATCTTTTATCACTAACTCAGAGCGTTTTGGTAAGTTACCTTGCTGGATTTCTCGTTACGTGTATTTCAGGCTGGTTTGCTATGAAATGGCTAATCGTCTTTACCAGGCGCTCATATCTTTTATATTTTGCAGCTTATACGCTTTTGTTAAGTTTATTTTTGAGATTTTAGGCATCGAAATGCGAGGAGAGAGTTAGGTTTTTTGTGCTATGGGCGAATCTGTACGAAAGAGAAATGTTACGCTGCCACGGAGGCGAGTGAATGATCGCAATGCTGCGAACGACTCTCCGCCATCGATTGGTATATGGAGAGAGAGTGTTGCGGTTGTATTGTTGTTTCTTGGGGTTTTTTTGGGGCTAGCGCTTTATTCGCATTGCGCGCAATCGAATATTTTTGGTGGGGTTTGGGGTCTGGGATCGTCTATAGAGTCAGAAGTTGTGGCGGGAAACCTCATGGGAAAAATTGGGGAAGTCATCGCTTCGGCTTTAGTGTATGCCCTCGGGTGGTGTTCCTTCTTGTTGGTGCTTTGGGCATTTCTTTTGTCCAGGCGCGTTTGGGCAGTTGGGTGGCCAGAGACTTCCGGTTCGCTATTTAGTACTGTATTTTCACTAGTTGGTTCCATGCTGATGGTCAGTATGGCTGGAACCTTTGTTACGGTTCTTGTGGGCGAAGAGGGGGGTGGGGTGTTAGGAGGATTTATCGCCCATTACCTCGTCAAATATTTTAGTCAAGCTGGAGCTCTGCTGCTTAGTTTTGCTGGCTTTGTGTTGTCTCTAGGCATTTCGACTGGTTTGGGTGCGGAGAAACTACTGTCTTCCGCCATGAAGTTTTTTGGAGTGAGTTTTTCTTTCCTATGGCGTGCTTGTTGTTCAGGTGCGAACACTTTTGCTCCGATCGTTAAAGGTTTGTTTGGTGGTATTTACCAGGTAGGGCAGTTGGTTATTAGGGCTACTCGGTCTACAGTTTTTTCTTTTTTTCGAGCGGTTTTTTATCCGTTTAGAGTATTGTGTAAGCTATTCGCAGGGGCTGGCAGGGTGAGCAAGTCTAAAGATGTGTTGCATGAAAGCGATGAGGCGAGTGAGCGAAATTTTACTCTTAATGGCGAGGAGAGGGAGGTGTTGTCAAAGCGAGAGTTAAGAGATGTGAATTTAGAGCTAGGCGTTCCATATGAAGTAGAAGGTGGCGAAAGAAAAATTGTTCGTTCTAAGGAAGAGGCTAAGGAAAGGCGCTCTCGGGTTTTTGGGAAAAAGAAGACGGCTATGCCGTCAAGGGAAAGCGAAAGTCCAAGTACTGCTAGCGAATACAAACTTCCATCGCTTAAGCTTTTAGTTAGCTCCTCGTCGGATGAAGGCGAAGTGCCCAGGGACGAAGAGCTAATCAAGAACTCGGATCTTTTGGAAAAAACTCTTAGGGATTTTAGAATTGGTGGAAAGGTAGTTGAGGTGCAGCCTGGCCCAGTAATTACGCTTTATCAGTTTGTGCCCGCTGCTGGAGTTAAGGTGCAGCGCATCATTGCGCTAGCTGACGATATTGCCTTAGCTCTAAAAGTAGCTAGCGTGCGGGTCTATGCGCCTGTGCCCGGCGCGGGAACGGTGGGGATAGAGGTGCCGAACTCTTATAGAGAGATGGTGCGGTTGAGGGATGTTCTTGCTAGCGGCGAATTTCAGGAGAATCATTCGTCCCTTGCCCTTGCCTTGGGAAAGGACACTTTTGGCGATCCGTTTGTGGGGGATTTGGCGAAAATGCCGCATTTGCTTATTGCTGGAGCTACGGGCGCTGGTAAGTCGGTTTGCATTAATTCCCTTTTGTTAAGTCTTCTTTACAAAAATACTCCCGAGACTTTGCAGCTAATCTTAATTGATCCAAAGATGTTAGAGCTCAGCCTTTACGACGATATACCGCATTTAAAAGCTCCGGTAGTTACAAATGCCAAGCGAGCGCGTGGGGTGCTTTGGTGGGCGGTTGAAGAAATGGAGCGACGATACGCAGTTATGAAGGAACTGGGTGTTAGGAATCTAGCTGGCTATAATCGCTTGATGGTGGAGTCTTATTTAAAGAAGGCAGAAGAATCTTCTACTGCCAAATCGCCCGTAGTAATAGAACTTTTAGAGAAGGATGTCGTAGCAACTGACGTCGAGCAGGCTGGCCTAATGCGTAGCGGTGCGCGCGTTGATGGCGACACACAAGCTGTAAGCGCTGCAAGTAGTGGCCAAATGCCAAAAATCGTAATAGTCATAGATGAGCTAGCAGATTTGATGCTAACAGTTGGTCGGGAGATAGAAGAGTTGCTTACAAGGCTTGCGCAAAAGGCACGCGCAGCGGGAATTCACATCATAATCGCAACGCAGCGACCTAGCGTGAATGTCATTACGGGTTTAATA encodes:
- a CDS encoding DNA translocase FtsK 4TM domain-containing protein: MGESVRKRNVTLPRRRVNDRNAANDSPPSIGIWRESVAVVLLFLGVFLGLALYSHCAQSNIFGGVWGLGSSIESEVVAGNLMGKIGEVIASALVYALGWCSFLLVLWAFLLSRRVWAVGWPETSGSLFSTVFSLVGSMLMVSMAGTFVTVLVGEEGGGVLGGFIAHYLVKYFSQAGALLLSFAGFVLSLGISTGLGAEKLLSSAMKFFGVSFSFLWRACCSGANTFAPIVKGLFGGIYQVGQLVIRATRSTVFSFFRAVFYPFRVLCKLFAGAGRVSKSKDVLHESDEASERNFTLNGEEREVLSKRELRDVNLELGVPYEVEGGERKIVRSKEEAKERRSRVFGKKKTAMPSRESESPSTASEYKLPSLKLLVSSSSDEGEVPRDEELIKNSDLLEKTLRDFRIGGKVVEVQPGPVITLYQFVPAAGVKVQRIIALADDIALALKVASVRVYAPVPGAGTVGIEVPNSYREMVRLRDVLASGEFQENHSSLALALGKDTFGDPFVGDLAKMPHLLIAGATGAGKSVCINSLLLSLLYKNTPETLQLILIDPKMLELSLYDDIPHLKAPVVTNAKRARGVLWWAVEEMERRYAVMKELGVRNLAGYNRLMVESYLKKAEESSTAKSPVVIELLEKDVVATDVEQAGLMRSGARVDGDTQAVSAASSGQMPKIVIVIDELADLMLTVGREIEELLTRLAQKARAAGIHIIIATQRPSVNVITGLIKANFPARIAFKVVSRIDSRTILDCSGADKLLGNGDMLFLSAGAGRLKRLHSAFVSDEEVQAVVESLRRQGPPKYDPEIDSMLKAMEDSEGGSSLDGEVFNEYDPLYDSAVQLVVERGQASTSMVQRAFRIGYNRAARILEVMEKEGIVGPGEGAKPRQVYMPDRDRDKV
- a CDS encoding aminotransferase class I/II-fold pyridoxal phosphate-dependent enzyme, producing the protein MTFSCEEHAFRANRFPPYVLGTIAEKVMQARIEGIDVVDLSQMNPSTKLPARALDKLIQATLLPHNHRYSSSQGIAKLRWSVVSWYDRRFGVALDADREVVVTMGIKEGIGHMLMALLIEGDTAIVLTPSYPIHAASVLLAGGNIIEVPFLLGADLADGAKGKPLVMSGDSDAFFASLASAFEKTWPRPKFILLNFPHNPTGTVATVEFFERLVDFAVRNSLYVIHDFAYADICFDGYKAPSIMQVKGASEVAVEFYSLSKGYGLTGWRVGFCVGNCELVGALKKVKSYLDFGIFQPLQIAAIEVLKEETDRHVAEVVSEYGHRRDVLVDNLNSIGWEVTRPLGSTFVWAPIPTKWATEAGSRSFSERLLSDARVAVCPGVGFSAASDNFVRFALVASEDRIRRAVSEIGRVFGGK
- a CDS encoding tetratricopeptide repeat protein — protein: MFIIFLISLHVGYAHAADCAAAAGLVKKGVELADGSPEEAKHYRDAIELCSGLSEAHYNLGLNLAKANQVDEAIKEFDVAIKGRKEGDFLIGLANAYVQKKEFSRAREIYEDALKLEPSSTKATQGLALAYVSSEDFEKAEDVLRAAIQQNPDDAESYFSLGVVLDRLGRNKEAMVSYETAIEKGKKSPEVYAHLGGVVLKDGDVERAGTILQTVLASNPDNAVAHNNMGVLLELKGEKDNALREFRRAMDLDPNLESASKNFFRLSNT
- the lipA gene encoding lipoyl synthase, with protein sequence MERLPETYRRPPGSNSRSRQVKSLLRKNSLATVCEEARCPNLVHCFSRRIATFMILGSVCTRACGFCAIKTGRPIAGLDDFEGEARRVAAAAEELALKHVVVTSVTRDDLKDGGALAFCKAIEALRSLSSKPKVEVLVPDFHGNVDALAMVVRAKPDVLNHNMETVSRLYRTVRPQASYQRSLWLLSTAKEIDSGLITKTGIMLGLGEVEDEVVCLMRDCRDIDVDCFTAGQYLQPSKSHLPVVEYLSESQFSSYENHARDMGFKSYSVGPLVRSSYNAGEMFNS
- a CDS encoding undecaprenyl-diphosphate phosphatase, with product MPISIAILLGLIQGLTEFLPVSSSGHLVVFQLLSEGLLGAPKIPLSFDVFLHLATLLVTLIFLRADIVRVLRYGLTAGERGSWGKSLALLVVIGSLPAAVVGLCFKEEIEAYFSSLSVVANGLLVTTAFLVAAHFRQRAAAHKNQTVEFTESDGWTLPSVLQAFIIGMAQALAILPGISRSGSTIAVALLLGVSADSAVRYSFFLSIPAILGATILEANNLLSLTQSVLVSYLAGFLVTCISGWFAMKWLIVFTRRSYLLYFAAYTLLLSLFLRF
- the aspS gene encoding aspartate--tRNA ligase, with product MSKHEVKFNIRTQKCNHANASQVGARVVLNGWVRRRRDHGGVIFVDLGDYTGCTQVVFQPDKGKVFELAQSLRSEYVISVSGVIRMRPEGARNTAIMTGEIELEATELTILSMSEPVPFPIQDDIDASEDVRLRYRFLDIRRPQMQKILRIRHRVCRAAREYLDDLGFCEIETPILTKTTPEGARDFLVPCRFSHGQFYALPQSPQLFKQILMCAGMDRYYQIVRCFRDEDFRANRQPEFTQIDLELSFVDEEIIMGLIEGLVVAIWDAASGVSLEVPFMRLSYDDAMDRFGVDAPDMRFGMELVDLSSVFKEADFRVFRDIVEAGGVVKGICLEAGAELSRKELDELANFVATYGVKGLSWIKCESGKFTSPIAKFLDEGMFQRVGDLFEVRDGDAILIAAGSFRQVSAALGALRVHLAKTRGLIEDESQLSFTWVTEFPLFEYEEETKRYLAVHHPFTSPLLVSENDRENFRSAPHKLKARAYDLVLNGQEIGGGSIRIHDRDVQSRVFELLGITPSEAEAKFGFLLNAFTFGAPPHGGIALGLDRLIMLISGATSIRDVIAFPKTASGVDLMVDAPSPANEAQLEELGLKLADRVREQK